From one Marinobacter sp. LV10MA510-1 genomic stretch:
- the rluB gene encoding 23S rRNA pseudouridine(2605) synthase RluB: MASERPWTTGKPAAKSASNANKPSANRRNPAKSSAKAAKPGKPAPEVLATVPVGGPERIQKLLARAGVGSRREIEGWMDAGRLLVNGKPVTPGQKATVSDVFELDGKRLDVAAAAEVLRRVLIYNKPEGEVTTRKDPEGRPTVFDRLPRLREHRWISIGRLDLNTTGLVMFTTDGELANRLMHPSSQIDREYAVRIFGEVDDAMIERLRTGVTLEDGEAKFSDISAAGGTGMNRWFHVTLLEGRNREVRRLWESQGVRVSRLKRVRYGSIFLPSRLTVGKWEELDQKAVDLLSRTVGLAKMAVPQQTPDEAAAQARQQRKAAPVTNRSNRAAGSPGSKAGQGARKWAVADSKPQRSGGKARTDKTRG, translated from the coding sequence ATGGCGTCAGAACGCCCCTGGACTACCGGCAAGCCGGCAGCCAAATCAGCATCGAATGCGAACAAGCCGAGCGCTAATCGCCGTAACCCAGCGAAATCATCGGCAAAAGCGGCGAAGCCAGGCAAGCCTGCGCCAGAGGTGCTGGCGACTGTGCCAGTAGGCGGTCCTGAGCGAATTCAGAAGCTGCTGGCACGTGCCGGTGTTGGATCGCGGCGCGAAATTGAAGGCTGGATGGACGCGGGTCGCCTATTGGTCAATGGCAAACCCGTTACTCCAGGCCAGAAAGCCACGGTGAGCGATGTTTTTGAACTCGACGGCAAGCGCTTGGACGTTGCTGCCGCTGCCGAGGTTTTGCGCCGAGTGCTGATTTACAACAAGCCGGAAGGCGAAGTAACCACTCGCAAAGACCCGGAAGGGCGCCCAACCGTGTTCGACCGGCTGCCGCGATTGCGTGAACATCGCTGGATTTCTATTGGCCGGCTGGATTTGAACACCACTGGTCTGGTGATGTTCACCACCGATGGCGAGCTGGCTAACCGGCTTATGCATCCTTCTAGCCAGATTGATCGGGAATACGCGGTGCGTATATTTGGCGAAGTAGACGACGCCATGATTGAGCGCCTGCGCACCGGCGTCACCCTGGAAGACGGCGAGGCTAAATTTAGCGACATTTCCGCCGCCGGCGGCACCGGCATGAACCGGTGGTTCCACGTGACTTTGTTGGAAGGGCGCAACCGTGAAGTGAGGCGCCTTTGGGAATCGCAAGGCGTGCGCGTCAGCCGCCTGAAACGTGTTCGTTACGGCTCAATATTTTTGCCCAGCAGATTAACCGTGGGGAAATGGGAAGAGTTGGATCAGAAAGCCGTGGATTTGCTGAGCCGCACGGTTGGCTTGGCTAAAATGGCAGTTCCGCAACAGACACCGGATGAAGCGGCGGCGCAGGCGCGCCAACAAAGAAAGGCAGCTCCGGTAACCAATCGCAGCAATCGTGCGGCAGGCTCCCCCGGTTCAAAAGCGGGACAGGGCGCTCGCAAGTGGGCGGTTGCAGACTCTAAACCTCAGCGCAGTGGCGGCAAAGCCCGTACCGATAAAACCCGCGGTTAA
- a CDS encoding GGDEF domain-containing protein has product MKHISPFPLTAPQQQKLAELRQSFEEWNSEPGILNRLVRRLSATLKLDAQLTMLAEEMVQVVHFDAFQYRHQMARQEFVFTTGMGGPHRCEYRLNLEDENFGTLSLHRHKRFSNDELQAVEMLIGAAICSLRNACRFSAMEQASLTDSLTGIGNKRAMEEALQKAQLLTGRHNETYSLILCDLDHFKAVNDNCGHVVGDLVLRRVTEALASAVRSSDSVYRFGGEEFAVLLPHTDQYSAVDVAERVRSAIAALQIDCGEHSVAVTTSCGVALHRAGEGSGQWLARADEALYRAKDQGRNCTRVFATIS; this is encoded by the coding sequence GTGAAACACATATCGCCTTTCCCACTTACAGCGCCACAGCAACAAAAACTGGCAGAGCTGCGCCAAAGTTTTGAGGAATGGAACAGTGAACCGGGTATTCTCAACCGCTTGGTACGCCGACTTTCAGCCACCCTGAAGCTGGACGCACAGCTGACCATGCTGGCAGAAGAAATGGTGCAGGTTGTTCATTTTGATGCCTTTCAATACCGCCACCAGATGGCGCGCCAAGAGTTTGTGTTTACCACTGGCATGGGTGGCCCTCACCGCTGCGAGTACCGTCTGAATCTGGAGGACGAGAATTTTGGCACCTTGTCGCTGCATCGGCATAAGCGCTTCAGTAACGATGAGTTGCAAGCCGTTGAGATGCTGATTGGCGCGGCAATATGCTCGCTGCGCAACGCTTGTCGGTTCAGTGCTATGGAGCAGGCATCGTTGACCGACTCACTGACCGGGATTGGCAACAAACGCGCCATGGAAGAAGCCTTGCAAAAAGCCCAGCTACTAACCGGCCGTCACAACGAGACTTACTCGCTGATCCTGTGCGACCTCGATCACTTCAAAGCGGTAAACGACAACTGTGGGCATGTGGTAGGCGACCTTGTGCTAAGGCGCGTGACAGAAGCGCTGGCATCTGCCGTGCGCAGCTCCGACAGCGTGTACCGGTTTGGCGGCGAAGAATTTGCGGTGCTGTTGCCCCATACCGATCAGTATTCTGCAGTAGATGTCGCCGAGCGCGTTCGATCAGCCATTGCAGCCTTACAAATTGATTGCGGAGAGCATTCAGTGGCGGTGACTACCAGCTGTGGCGTTGCACTTCACCGCGCTGGCGAAGGCTCAGGGCAATGGCTAGCGCGCGCAGACGAAGCTCTTTATCGCGCTAAAGACCAAGGCCGCAATTGCACGCGCGTGTTTGCCACCATCAGCTGA
- the smc gene encoding chromosome segregation protein SMC codes for MRLKSIKLSGFKSFVDATTVAFPSNMTAVVGPNGCGKSNIIDAVRWVLGESSAKYLRGESMTDVIFNGSSARKPVGQAAIELVFDNHNGSAPGEFAQYSEISVRRRVSRQSQSDYFLNGTKCRRRDITDLFLGTGLGPRSYAIIEQGMISRLIEAKPEELRIYIEEAAGISKYKERRRETENRIRRTQENLERLSDVRAELGRQLQHLEQQAVAAEKYKTFKQNERCKKAELTVLRWQHLNTELQSWHGRIRDTELQLEKHLTGRIRLDTELESLRTEHQQRNEQFNRTQARYYEAGADVARLEQSLQNSRDRSRQASLEVDQALASERELASELEQDNDKLAAFEEELAMLEPEQEELSLRAETSGEQLHNAEHAMADWQQRWDDFSARSADAHRQADLAQSSIRALDTAIEQLRLRDQRLQQERQTLQQQLDHETLGEQRELQARVSLKREGAQQIIEDSQQQLQQLRSQQQQAEQHQNQQRQQVQRLEATLESQQQLLAEQLGHNNGALQHWLDQHQLTQTPRLAAALDIDEGWEFATEQVLGRLSQSLVLPQLSAQLALLDDAPAGAALLSADAAPAELPGATSLAARVRGNAAIIDALANILVADSLQQAQQQQRQLQHGQSVITPQGVWMGRHWVLMPAADASQTGVIERQKTVLSLEAQLELAQRRLDLAETNSVDASQALERTEQKREQARRELTEADQHLGTIAAQLGALQARSEQITQRLNQIDADAAELELDREHQHQELECAREEWQQGLEATEEHDEHKEQLLAQRDGLREKLDQLRQQARHERDQAHQLQLTLQSLNSQRDGLRQTISRAHLQQQRVDERLELLRQSREQAEEPLEDLQLELEGLLERRLAEEGTLSEAREGLENLDRRVREADQGRSGTEQQIQQVRATLETLKMECQALEIRAGNHLEQLSELNITLRAVLEQLDDSANEQEWTEELEKIAGRIQRLGAINLAAIDEFQVQSERKTYLDSQHEDLTEALEILDGAIRKIDRETRQRFKETFDRVNEGLQGLFPKVFGGGHASLELTGEDLLETGVTIMARPPGKKNSTIHLLSGGEKALTAIALVFAIFKLNPAPFCMLDEVDAPLDDANVGRYVNLVKEMSKQVQFIYITHNKIAMEQADQLMGVTMHEPGCSRLVTVDVEAAAALAEA; via the coding sequence ATGCGGTTGAAATCCATAAAGTTGTCAGGGTTCAAGTCGTTTGTGGACGCGACCACGGTAGCATTTCCGTCAAATATGACAGCGGTTGTGGGGCCAAACGGCTGTGGCAAATCCAACATCATAGATGCTGTGCGATGGGTCTTGGGTGAAAGTTCAGCCAAGTATCTGCGCGGCGAGTCCATGACTGATGTGATATTCAACGGATCGAGCGCGCGCAAACCAGTGGGTCAGGCCGCGATTGAGCTGGTGTTCGACAATCACAATGGTTCGGCACCGGGTGAATTCGCCCAATACAGTGAAATTTCTGTGCGCCGCCGGGTTTCCCGCCAGAGCCAATCTGATTACTTCCTTAATGGCACCAAGTGCCGCCGCCGCGATATTACCGATCTGTTTCTTGGTACAGGCCTTGGGCCGCGCAGCTACGCCATCATTGAGCAGGGCATGATTTCCCGGTTGATTGAAGCCAAGCCTGAGGAACTCAGGATTTATATAGAGGAAGCGGCGGGCATATCCAAGTACAAGGAGCGCCGCCGTGAAACCGAAAACCGCATTCGCCGCACCCAAGAAAATCTTGAGCGCCTGAGCGATGTACGCGCCGAGCTCGGCCGGCAACTTCAGCACCTGGAGCAGCAAGCGGTTGCCGCTGAAAAGTACAAAACCTTCAAGCAAAATGAGCGTTGCAAAAAAGCCGAACTTACCGTGTTGCGCTGGCAACACTTAAACACCGAGCTGCAATCCTGGCATGGGCGTATTCGTGATACCGAATTGCAACTGGAAAAGCACCTGACCGGGCGTATTCGACTGGATACCGAGCTCGAAAGTTTGCGCACAGAACATCAGCAGCGCAATGAGCAGTTTAACCGTACCCAAGCGCGCTATTACGAAGCTGGGGCAGATGTCGCGCGGCTTGAACAAAGTTTGCAGAATAGCCGCGACCGCAGCCGCCAGGCCAGTCTGGAAGTTGATCAGGCACTGGCCAGCGAACGCGAGCTGGCCAGTGAGCTGGAGCAAGACAACGACAAACTTGCAGCGTTTGAAGAAGAACTGGCCATGCTTGAGCCAGAGCAGGAAGAGTTAAGCCTGCGGGCAGAAACCTCTGGTGAGCAGCTCCATAACGCCGAACACGCCATGGCCGACTGGCAGCAACGCTGGGACGATTTCAGCGCTCGTTCGGCAGACGCGCACCGCCAGGCCGATTTGGCACAATCGAGCATCCGCGCCCTGGACACCGCCATAGAGCAACTGCGGCTACGGGATCAACGGCTGCAGCAGGAGCGCCAAACTCTGCAGCAGCAGTTGGATCACGAAACACTGGGTGAGCAGCGCGAACTGCAGGCTAGGGTTAGCCTGAAGCGCGAAGGCGCGCAGCAAATTATTGAAGATAGCCAACAGCAGTTGCAACAACTGCGTTCACAGCAGCAGCAGGCCGAGCAGCATCAAAATCAGCAGCGCCAGCAGGTTCAACGCCTGGAAGCCACGCTTGAGTCCCAGCAGCAACTACTGGCAGAGCAGCTAGGCCATAACAACGGTGCGCTGCAACACTGGCTGGACCAACACCAGCTGACACAAACACCACGGCTTGCAGCTGCTCTGGATATTGATGAAGGTTGGGAATTTGCAACCGAACAGGTGCTTGGTCGCCTGTCCCAGAGCTTGGTGTTACCTCAGCTCTCAGCACAACTGGCGCTGCTTGACGACGCTCCCGCCGGTGCTGCTCTGTTGTCTGCCGATGCTGCACCGGCGGAGTTGCCAGGTGCCACTAGCCTGGCCGCCAGGGTGCGCGGTAATGCGGCTATTATTGATGCGTTGGCGAATATTCTGGTGGCAGACAGCCTTCAGCAAGCGCAGCAACAGCAGCGCCAGCTGCAACACGGACAGAGTGTGATAACGCCGCAAGGGGTATGGATGGGCCGCCACTGGGTATTAATGCCGGCAGCCGATGCCAGCCAGACCGGGGTGATCGAGCGTCAAAAAACCGTACTGAGCTTGGAAGCACAGCTAGAGCTGGCGCAGCGAAGGCTCGATCTGGCAGAAACCAACAGCGTGGATGCAAGTCAGGCGCTGGAACGAACAGAACAGAAGCGCGAGCAAGCCCGCCGCGAACTGACCGAGGCAGATCAGCACCTGGGCACCATTGCCGCTCAGCTTGGTGCCCTGCAAGCCCGGAGCGAGCAGATAACCCAGCGTTTGAATCAGATTGACGCTGACGCCGCAGAGCTAGAGTTGGATCGTGAGCACCAGCATCAGGAGCTGGAGTGCGCGCGGGAAGAATGGCAGCAGGGGCTAGAGGCAACAGAGGAACACGACGAACACAAAGAGCAGTTGCTGGCGCAACGTGACGGACTGCGCGAGAAACTCGATCAGCTGCGCCAGCAGGCCCGCCATGAGCGCGACCAGGCTCACCAATTGCAGCTTACGCTGCAAAGCCTGAACAGCCAGCGCGACGGCTTGCGACAGACCATCAGTCGCGCGCATCTGCAACAGCAAAGAGTGGATGAGCGCCTGGAGCTGTTGCGGCAGTCTCGCGAGCAGGCGGAAGAACCTTTAGAAGACCTTCAACTAGAGCTGGAGGGCTTGCTAGAGCGTCGGCTTGCCGAAGAAGGCACGCTATCCGAGGCCCGTGAGGGTCTAGAAAATCTGGACCGTCGGGTGCGCGAGGCCGATCAGGGCCGCAGCGGCACCGAGCAACAGATCCAGCAGGTGCGCGCCACGCTGGAAACACTGAAAATGGAATGTCAGGCGCTGGAGATTCGCGCGGGTAACCATTTGGAGCAGCTGAGCGAGTTGAACATCACTTTGCGCGCTGTGCTCGAACAGCTGGACGATTCTGCCAATGAGCAGGAATGGACTGAGGAACTGGAAAAGATCGCCGGTCGGATACAACGTTTGGGCGCCATTAACCTGGCGGCTATTGACGAGTTTCAGGTGCAGAGCGAGCGTAAAACCTATCTCGACAGCCAACACGAAGACCTGACCGAAGCGCTGGAAATCCTGGATGGCGCCATTCGCAAGATCGATCGCGAAACCCGTCAGCGCTTTAAAGAGACCTTTGACCGGGTTAATGAAGGTCTGCAGGGCTTGTTCCCCAAAGTTTTTGGCGGCGGACACGCCAGCCTGGAGCTAACAGGCGAGGATTTGCTGGAAACCGGTGTTACCATCATGGCGCGGCCCCCGGGCAAGAAAAATAGCACCATTCACCTGTTATCCGGGGGTGAGAAAGCGCTGACCGCCATCGCCCTGGTGTTCGCAATATTTAAGCTTAATCCGGCGCCTTTTTGCATGCTGGACGAAGTGGACGCTCCGCTTGATGATGCCAATGTGGGCCGTTACGTGAATTTGGTGAAAGAGATGTCAAAGCAGGTGCAGTTTATTTACATTACGCACAATAAAATCGCCATGGAGCAGGCTGATCAGTTGATGGGTGTGACCATGCACGAGCCGGGTTGCTCGCGACTTGTTACAGTAGACGTAGAGGCCGCTGCCGCGCTGGCCGAGGCTTGA
- the zipA gene encoding cell division protein ZipA, translating to MSPLREWLIAIGTLVIIGIVIDGIRRMRRARKESSAISSGMGADNLRDSPLDEHFNPELPSGGARTISRDELGQDRTSKKRSRTSRQVQKPTRPVIAAGRNKSSEPATEATAKTHSAFVTAADSTEADSTEADRDSSEFTEAPLSGLHDQWEPEPFSADVDSTNSLESDYPDTRYADEDEDPPVIAKAEPKPKPKPAPLPRDPSQPLPGANRPPAKEVIVINVLARTGEEFQGPALQRLLEACGLLYGDMDIYHRHETTDTTSPVQFSVASAVEPGTFRPAEIAALSTPGISFFMSLPGPENALQAFNFMYETAQAVVRNLGGELKDERRSVMTSQTAEHCRQRIREFERKQHSKRD from the coding sequence ATGTCACCACTTAGGGAGTGGCTAATCGCCATCGGTACCCTGGTTATTATTGGTATTGTCATTGATGGCATTCGGCGCATGCGCCGCGCGCGCAAAGAGTCGTCGGCTATTTCCTCCGGCATGGGCGCTGACAACCTGCGGGATTCGCCGCTGGACGAGCATTTCAACCCGGAACTGCCATCAGGTGGTGCTCGAACCATTTCCCGCGACGAGCTAGGCCAGGATCGCACGTCCAAGAAAAGATCACGGACATCGCGCCAGGTGCAAAAACCAACTCGGCCGGTGATTGCCGCTGGCCGCAACAAAAGCTCTGAACCTGCAACAGAGGCAACAGCCAAAACTCATTCGGCGTTTGTTACCGCTGCTGATAGCACCGAAGCTGATAGCACCGAAGCAGATCGCGACAGCAGCGAATTTACCGAAGCGCCGCTGAGTGGCTTGCACGATCAATGGGAACCCGAGCCTTTCAGCGCAGACGTAGACAGCACCAATAGCCTTGAAAGTGATTATCCTGATACCCGCTACGCCGATGAAGACGAAGACCCACCTGTCATTGCGAAGGCCGAGCCTAAGCCCAAACCCAAACCAGCGCCTTTGCCCCGCGACCCGTCTCAGCCTTTGCCGGGTGCTAACCGCCCTCCTGCCAAAGAAGTGATTGTCATCAACGTACTGGCCCGCACCGGTGAGGAGTTTCAAGGCCCGGCTCTGCAGCGGCTGCTGGAAGCTTGTGGCCTGCTATACGGTGATATGGACATCTACCATCGCCACGAAACCACCGATACCACAAGCCCTGTGCAGTTCAGCGTAGCCAGCGCGGTTGAGCCTGGCACCTTCAGGCCCGCAGAGATTGCGGCTCTGAGTACGCCTGGCATCAGCTTTTTTATGAGCCTGCCAGGGCCGGAGAATGCCCTGCAGGCGTTCAACTTTATGTACGAAACAGCGCAAGCTGTCGTGCGTAATCTTGGAGGTGAACTGAAAGACGAACGCCGCAGTGTGATGACATCACAGACCGCCGAGCACTGCCGCCAGCGCATCCGCGAATTCGAGCGCAAGCAACATTCAAAACGGGATTAA
- the ligA gene encoding NAD-dependent DNA ligase LigA, with translation MSSVSTSVRDRVDQLRTTITDHNHHYYVLDDPQVPDTEYDRLFRELQALEAEHPELATATSPTQRVGSAVETSFAEVTHRIPMLSLDNAFSADELRDFDRRVRERLDAQSAIEYVCEPKLDGLAVSLHYQNGELVQAATRGDGYTGEDITANIRTIASVPLTLRGGDLPQTVEVRGEVYMPRAGFDRLNQRLAGRGEKTFVNPRNAAAGSLRQKKSSVTARRPLEMCAYSVAVTDESALPPTHWEGLQQVSEWGFRINPEMSLASGADQCLEAYEALMAKRDSLPYEIDGIVFKVNRLDLQQQLGFVSRAPRWAIAQKFPAQEELTVVESVEFQVGRTGAITPVARLKPVFVGGVTVSNATLHNMDEVRRLDLHIGDTVFIRRAGDVIPKVVKVVQDKRPADAGVIELPAQCPACGSDVVQIEGEVIARCSGGLFCPAQRKEAIRHYASRKALDIEGLGDKWVDILVDSEKVETIADLYRLRKADLIGLERMGDKSASNLIAAIDASRQPLLWRFLYALGIREVGEATAKGLAGYFGNLEAIAEADENALQAVSDVGPIVAGHLHSFFEQPHNQEILQNLKQAGVIWQTQEITAASMPLHGQTWVLTGTMEQVTRDQAKQKLEGLGAKVAGSVSKKTACVVAGEAAGSKLTKAQQLGVEVLSEQGLLDLLRGHGLEV, from the coding sequence ATGAGCTCAGTCAGCACCAGCGTGCGCGACCGGGTTGACCAGCTGCGTACAACCATTACCGATCACAACCATCATTATTACGTGCTCGATGATCCACAAGTGCCCGACACCGAATACGATCGGTTGTTTCGTGAATTGCAGGCCCTAGAAGCCGAACATCCGGAACTGGCGACGGCAACGTCGCCGACCCAGCGTGTAGGCTCCGCGGTAGAAACCAGCTTTGCGGAAGTGACCCACCGTATCCCCATGTTGTCTTTGGATAACGCCTTCAGCGCCGACGAGTTGCGGGATTTCGACCGCCGTGTGCGCGAGCGGTTAGATGCACAGAGCGCTATTGAATACGTGTGCGAACCCAAGCTCGACGGCCTGGCGGTCAGTCTGCATTATCAGAACGGCGAGCTGGTCCAAGCTGCTACCCGCGGCGACGGTTACACAGGTGAAGACATTACTGCCAACATACGCACCATTGCGTCTGTGCCTCTTACCCTGCGGGGCGGAGATTTGCCACAAACCGTAGAGGTGAGAGGCGAGGTGTACATGCCCCGCGCCGGTTTCGACCGGCTGAACCAGCGACTGGCCGGGCGCGGTGAGAAAACCTTCGTAAATCCCCGTAACGCCGCAGCCGGCAGTCTGCGCCAGAAAAAATCCAGCGTGACCGCCAGGCGCCCCTTGGAGATGTGCGCTTACAGCGTAGCGGTTACTGACGAGTCAGCGCTGCCGCCCACACACTGGGAAGGTTTGCAGCAGGTCAGCGAGTGGGGCTTTCGCATTAACCCTGAAATGTCTCTCGCCAGCGGGGCCGATCAGTGCCTTGAGGCCTACGAGGCATTGATGGCCAAACGCGACAGCCTGCCTTATGAAATAGACGGCATTGTGTTCAAGGTAAATCGTCTGGATCTTCAGCAGCAGTTAGGCTTTGTCAGCCGCGCGCCGCGCTGGGCGATTGCGCAAAAGTTTCCGGCTCAGGAAGAGTTGACGGTGGTTGAAAGCGTGGAATTTCAGGTCGGCCGCACTGGCGCTATTACGCCCGTGGCGCGCTTGAAGCCGGTGTTTGTCGGTGGTGTTACGGTATCCAACGCAACCTTGCACAATATGGACGAAGTGCGGCGGTTGGATTTGCACATCGGCGACACCGTGTTTATCCGCCGCGCCGGTGACGTTATCCCGAAAGTGGTCAAAGTGGTTCAGGATAAACGGCCCGCCGATGCCGGGGTAATAGAGCTTCCGGCGCAATGCCCGGCGTGCGGTTCAGACGTTGTACAGATTGAAGGCGAAGTGATTGCCCGTTGTTCTGGTGGTCTGTTTTGCCCGGCCCAGCGCAAAGAAGCCATCCGCCATTACGCCTCACGTAAAGCCCTCGACATAGAAGGCCTGGGTGACAAGTGGGTGGACATTCTGGTGGACAGCGAAAAAGTTGAAACCATTGCCGATCTGTATCGGCTGCGCAAAGCAGACCTAATCGGGCTGGAGCGCATGGGCGACAAGTCTGCCAGTAATTTGATTGCTGCCATTGACGCCTCCCGCCAGCCGTTGTTGTGGCGGTTTCTCTACGCCCTGGGTATTCGCGAGGTGGGCGAGGCTACAGCCAAAGGCCTTGCCGGCTACTTTGGCAATCTGGAGGCGATTGCCGAAGCCGATGAAAACGCCCTGCAAGCGGTGTCCGACGTTGGGCCCATTGTGGCCGGGCACCTACACAGTTTTTTTGAGCAGCCTCATAATCAGGAAATTCTGCAGAATTTGAAGCAGGCCGGCGTCATCTGGCAAACCCAGGAAATTACCGCGGCCAGTATGCCTCTGCATGGTCAAACCTGGGTACTGACCGGCACTATGGAGCAGGTGACCCGCGACCAGGCAAAACAAAAACTGGAAGGTTTGGGTGCAAAAGTGGCCGGCAGCGTGTCGAAAAAGACGGCGTGCGTGGTGGCCGGTGAAGCGGCGGGCTCCAAACTGACCAAAGCACAGCAGTTAGGCGTTGAGGTTTTGAGTGAGCAGGGTCTACTAGACCTGCTGCGCGGGCATGGCTTAGAGGTCTGA
- a CDS encoding CBS domain-containing protein → MSIHVSEPGRPIGTRLPEIFRNRRVGDVSEVAESAKINPEYSETTDAEFQAGVQAGKRKAQQYGRSTAGEPIEHRAYLPVSTICVSGVASVLATATLAEALVAMEENQTRHLAVTVGNNIIAGMVDELWLLAWANEFPGKAADQSLATIELPAFLTAFPETDAHQLARLMLAHQLDAALIIDTAGEPMGIVTSIDYLRLYADSGSYQADV, encoded by the coding sequence ATGTCTATCCACGTTAGTGAACCAGGCCGGCCAATAGGAACGCGCCTGCCAGAAATATTTCGCAATCGCCGAGTGGGAGACGTGAGCGAGGTGGCCGAAAGCGCAAAAATAAACCCGGAGTACAGCGAAACAACGGACGCAGAATTCCAGGCCGGGGTGCAGGCTGGCAAACGTAAAGCCCAGCAGTATGGCCGCAGTACCGCCGGCGAACCTATAGAGCATCGCGCCTACTTGCCGGTGTCGACTATATGTGTGTCGGGCGTAGCGTCGGTACTGGCAACAGCCACTCTAGCGGAGGCACTGGTCGCCATGGAGGAGAACCAAACTCGCCACTTAGCGGTTACGGTGGGCAACAACATCATTGCAGGCATGGTCGACGAACTCTGGCTGTTGGCTTGGGCCAACGAGTTCCCGGGCAAGGCTGCAGATCAAAGCCTGGCAACTATCGAGCTGCCGGCATTCTTAACCGCTTTTCCGGAAACCGATGCACATCAGCTAGCGCGACTGATGCTGGCACACCAGCTGGATGCAGCCCTGATTATTGATACCGCTGGCGAGCCAATGGGTATCGTTACCAGCATCGACTATCTGCGTCTTTATGCCGATTCAGGCAGTTACCAAGCTGACGTCTGA
- the mnmC gene encoding FAD-dependent 5-carboxymethylaminomethyl-2-thiouridine(34) oxidoreductase MnmC, whose protein sequence is MYDALSPEHVQIQLVERVAHFHQTVFAEAEFDVGLDFLTCWQNWIVQRPEPGSVLHFVAHQQHPLSRDDLERAVSLWPQLAQFSEQLVQAWPPAVAGLHRLVFADGQVRLTLHFGPQGDAWHDLNKPDSQPASRPGSVVIIGAGIAGACLARNLAERGVSVQILDSLTPGQAASGNRQGALYAKLGVDYSPQTALSLSALLFAERFYQQFQTYQSSTGHAPFFHATGLLQLAFNDHEQQRQHKFLARNHYPTGVLYPVTAQQASDLVGVTVHRGGLWFPQGGWLAPSQLCQALVQHPLITVHPHCRVTGMAQSDRLWQISARQSNATAGSDQILNLESDQLVICAGAQTPELLPQAWLAPGERLRLKPIRGQVSHLPAAAITSPSAVICGSRYLNPQHDGIAVTGATFDLRDGNPLPTTASHQENLTELDSLLPGILNTEHPAVTAENLQGRVAFRCTTHDYQPVAGVFATQSMKTNAGAWMFTGLGSKGLTYAPLLAEYLADRMCSQPAALPHALAHRLRVERVLQQE, encoded by the coding sequence ATGTATGATGCGCTCAGCCCGGAGCACGTTCAGATTCAGCTCGTTGAGCGAGTCGCACACTTTCACCAGACGGTCTTTGCCGAGGCCGAATTCGACGTCGGGCTGGACTTTCTGACCTGTTGGCAGAATTGGATCGTTCAACGCCCTGAGCCGGGCAGCGTTCTGCATTTTGTTGCCCATCAGCAGCACCCCCTTAGCCGCGACGATCTCGAGCGTGCAGTCTCACTCTGGCCGCAACTGGCCCAATTCAGCGAACAGCTGGTGCAAGCCTGGCCACCCGCCGTGGCGGGCCTGCACCGTTTGGTATTTGCGGATGGGCAAGTGCGCCTGACACTGCACTTCGGCCCGCAAGGCGACGCCTGGCACGACCTGAACAAACCCGATTCACAGCCAGCATCCCGCCCGGGTTCCGTGGTGATTATCGGCGCCGGCATTGCCGGTGCCTGCCTGGCGCGCAATCTGGCAGAGCGCGGGGTGTCGGTACAGATACTGGATTCACTGACGCCAGGCCAGGCCGCTTCGGGCAATAGGCAGGGTGCGCTTTACGCCAAGCTGGGGGTGGACTACTCGCCGCAAACGGCGCTATCGCTGTCTGCACTGCTGTTCGCAGAGCGTTTCTATCAGCAGTTTCAAACGTACCAGAGCAGTACCGGTCACGCGCCCTTTTTTCACGCTACGGGCCTGTTACAACTGGCCTTTAACGACCACGAACAACAACGCCAGCATAAATTTTTGGCCCGCAATCACTACCCCACCGGCGTGCTGTATCCGGTGACGGCGCAACAGGCCAGTGACTTGGTGGGTGTGACGGTTCATCGCGGCGGGCTCTGGTTTCCCCAGGGCGGATGGCTGGCGCCGTCGCAATTGTGCCAAGCCCTGGTGCAACACCCGTTGATTACAGTGCACCCCCACTGCAGGGTCACAGGCATGGCCCAAAGCGACCGCCTATGGCAAATCAGTGCGCGCCAGAGCAATGCGACGGCGGGGTCCGATCAAATCCTTAATCTAGAGTCCGATCAATTGGTTATCTGCGCGGGTGCACAAACTCCCGAACTCTTACCCCAGGCCTGGCTGGCACCTGGCGAGCGCCTGCGTCTGAAACCCATCCGCGGGCAAGTCAGTCATTTACCAGCGGCTGCAATCACCTCGCCCAGCGCCGTTATTTGTGGTTCACGCTATTTAAATCCACAGCACGACGGCATAGCGGTAACCGGCGCCACATTCGACCTACGCGATGGCAACCCGCTGCCAACCACCGCCAGCCATCAGGAAAATTTGACAGAACTCGACAGCTTGCTACCGGGCATCCTGAACACAGAACACCCGGCTGTGACGGCGGAAAACTTACAAGGGCGGGTGGCGTTTCGCTGCACCACCCACGATTATCAACCGGTGGCAGGCGTCTTCGCCACGCAAAGCATGAAGACTAATGCCGGCGCCTGGATGTTCACCGGTCTGGGCAGTAAGGGCCTGACCTACGCACCGCTGTTGGCAGAATACCTGGCTGATCGCATGTGTAGCCAGCCAGCTGCCCTACCCCATGCATTGGCACACAGGCTCCGTGTCGAGCGCGTTTTACAGCAGGAATAA